A window of Oncorhynchus masou masou isolate Uvic2021 chromosome 19, UVic_Omas_1.1, whole genome shotgun sequence genomic DNA:
GCCTTCACATAATCTATATGCAGATTATCTGCTTATTTATAACACTCTTTCAGACTCCAACATATTGTACTGGGATAACCCGTCCAAGATGGGGACGTACGACCCGTCCTGTGACTGTTATCATGGCTGGACCTGGGGCTGGAACGCCTACTTCTCCCACTACCACCTCAATAGTAGGAGCTACCTGAAGAATGATGACCTCATTCTCTTCGTTGAGTTTGAAGGTGCGCCTGACTCTACTTTCAAAGGGCTCTGAGATTTTTTTGGGGACCACTTGAAACTGTGTTAAACATGTCCCCTGTTGTTTTGTATTTCCAGATCTAACTCCGCTGATCAAAAGTGAAGTTCCAATTAAGTCTCCAGTTCAGCTCCGGAGTCAGGACTGAGGCTGTCCAGAACAACTGTCAGACGCAGACTTCATGCATTTTTCAATGTCAATGTTCACTTTTCTTTTTATTTCAAATGTTCACAGAAAGGCAGAGGAAGTAAACATTGGCAGGCCTATACAAGTAAATGTGTCAATTGTAATGTTAAACACTGTCTTGACAATCTGTCTGTGGCCTCCATCTGGATACTGGTTTGTTTATTTGTAGCCTGTGAAATGCACCTCCATGCAGCTTTGAACGGATTAAAATCAAACTATTCAAAGTATTGTCTCCAACATTAGTCTGTTCACCAGTTAACCACCATTTGCTCTGCCATCCATATCCAGAATAAAATATAAGGATGTACAGTgtgctccaaaagtattgggacagtgacacattttgttGTTGCTTTAGCTCTGTACTGGATTTTAAATGATACAATGAttgtgaggttaaagtgcagactcaattattttttacaacactaaataaacaacaacaacaaaaaacaccacATGTAAACACGACACCACATTGTTCTCTCCTATCCTATTTTGATTTAAGGGCACATTTCTATACTTTCATTTCTGTCATCCTAACAAAAAATCTAAATACAAATGTTGCATATATGGGAGGGCTGCAACAAATGTACAAGAACAAGAAATAAATAGGTAATTAATAATTAAAGAAAATTGCCAGCATTTTTTCATTATCTACATTATCGAAATTACATATGATTTATTAGTATAATATCAATAATTTTGAATCAATTTCCATGATTAGTATTGATGACATACTgtaaataacaatataataatatatacagactgtcagctttaatctgaatgaatcgtgaataatgataagtgagaaagttacagatgcacaaatgtCATACACCcccaaaatgctaacctcccctgttattgtaatggtgagaggttagcatgtcttgggggtatgatatttgtgcatctgtaactttctcactcaccattattcacgattcattcaggattatccgtaatcatggtagcatccacattaaggTAGAAGTGTTTATAAACATAttcaattcttatttacaatataaTTAACTAAAAAATGGCACattacattatttaccattcctttcttttgggcacaaaataatctgaaacacaaccaaaataaacagcaaatgcatccaacaaatttgtatagtcacaagcttgatgtagttgttacgtgctatgaatatgggaccaaatacatcgttttttactactttaatacacataagtgaatttgtcctaaTACTTTTGGTACCCTAAAACGGGACTATGTACAAATTGTGCTGTATCTCTTAACGATTTATTCGATAGGGAtggaaataccctcaaattaaagctaacggtctgcactttaaccttattgtcattgtatcatttcataTCCAAAAGTTACAGAGTACAGCgccattaaaaatatatatcacGTTCCCTAActcactagctagctagttagtggggtgcgtgctaatagcgtttcaatcggtgacgtcactcgctatgagaccttgaagtagttgttccccttgctctacaagagccgtggcttttgtgggacaatgggtaatgatgcttcgagggtggctgttgtcaatgtgtgcagaatgtccctggttcgagcccaggtaggggtgaggagaaggatggaagctatactgttacataagttcaaacttttggagctcactgtatgttcaaacacactgacacactattACCCACTCTGCCTGTCTTTAATAACACCATGTAGCTCAGGACAAATGAAGACCAGTAAATACATAAACCTGGAGAAAACACAACTGTGATTAATACACTATTTGTTTTATATTAAAATCATTTTGAAATAGGTTTAAACTTAAGAAACTTAAACCTGCATGCTAAAAGTGCATGTCAGAAACTCAATCGAAAATACTAAATCATGTTTGAAACTGTTGCTGACATAGTACCAAAACACAATAACATATTTATCTGCCAAGGTTACAAGATAAGATCATTGAAGATAATGATATGACAAGACACATTTGACTGAACggcaaagtgagagagagagatgtgatggTCATGTGTTAAGTTCACGTTACTCATTACAGTCATTAtacacagatgtaggatcttaatttgagcaggTTTGTtacaacaggaaaataatcctcCAGCAACagcaaatgtgaattattatgtggattattatTAATGGACATTTATGTAGGGATTGATACATTTCCATTAGAGCAAATCAAGTCTGATATTGTAAAGTGGATACATTATTTATAGCTTTGCAATTCCTGCTGTGCAAGAAAATTCTTAGCAACAAAAtggtggtcaaattaagatcctacttcTGTATAGATCAAAGTTTCATCAAGACTCTGACTTTATTGGCCTGTTTACAATAGCAGATAAACACATATCCAACTTCTCCAGATTAAACATGGGCTCTGTCAATGCGCCATGGAGGATCACCACTTTCATTGCAATTCTGGTTGTGTTCAAGGTAGGGCACACATCCTATGTTATTGAAAGGAATtgacttaattataataattgTACATTTGATCAATTATATGTTGTGAGTCAAGCAGTGTCTCTTTTTGTTGTAGGTGCAAGCTGTTCCGACACGTTATGGTAAGTTCCAGATCGTCTCGTGCATAAGGGTGTATGTGTGATAATGCTCTGTGTTCTTACAGAATGGTTTCTCTGTTGAATGAATAGGTGGTGATGCAGATGCAGGTGAATTGCGAGAGGATATACTTGATATCAATTCAGGTAAttttctctaccctctctcagtTAAACTGTAACATTACTGAAGTTATATAATAATATGTGCAATAATCTCACAAATCTGGCAATATTTATTTTGCTGAGAGTGATAGATTTGTTTATTTCCTGATATTTCAGAAGCAGATCTAAATCTCTTTGAGGGAGACATTGCAGGTGATGTAAGTACACTTCTCTTCACAGCcttgttctatgtaatagttgaCTAAACATAAATCAGTTAGcctcattttttttattttatggaTTTTGCAGCCAAGGCGAAATGCAATCCTGGATGAAACGAGAAGATGGAAGTTTCCCATTCCTTACATCTTGACAGATTCTTTGGGTATGTAGGCTCTACCAACCATGTCTCAATGCTGTGTGAAATACATTCATTGACAACATTCTGAAAACCAGTTCATATTCACGCCCTCAGAGCTGAATGCAAAAGGTGTTATTCACCAGGCATTCGAAGCATACCGCCTGAAATCCTGTGTGGACTTCAAGCCCTATGAGGGAGAAAGCACATACATCTCCTTCACAAAGCTGAGTGGGTGAGTTCAGCCAAATACACTGTAATGTCATGAGCTCTTGGTTAACTTTATGGATCGTCTGTCACTACAAAGCATAAAATACAAGGTTATATGGAAAGCACAGGTTAGAAAATGCTTATCTAAGGAAATGACATGCGTCTACCGATTCCAAACCTGTAATAAACGGTGACGCCTCTTTTAGTGTAAAGTCGAGGAATATTGTATGTCACactctgaccttagatatctctgttttctttatatttggttaggtcagggtgtgacgagggtgggtatgctagtttttgtattgtctaaggtgtttgtatgtctaggggttttgtaggtctagctatttgtatgtctatggtggcctgatatggttcccaatcagaggcagctgtttatcgttgtctctgattggggatcatatttaggtagccattttccctttTGTGTTAGTCGATTCTTGCTCTATGTTTAGATGCCTGTCTGCATTATTCATATTAGCttcatgtttgttttgttgttttgttagtttgttcagtgttcattcttttaaTAAATATAGAATGTACGCAAACAactctgcgccttggtccgattcatacgacgaacgtgacagaatataCTAAAGCATTTTGTTGAGTACTATCCTTCATGTCACCATTGTTATGATGAGGTACATATTCTGTGTGGACCACAGTAAAGTAATGTTATGGTGAAATATAAAGTAAGCTGTACGATTGTAAATCAGTTTTCTCCACAGAACAAATGAGGAAACATTGTATTGTTCCTATTTTTCCTTTAGCACATTTTTCTTACTTACTTTTTTAAAACtcttcattgttggttaagggcttcttGGTTAAGGGGATCATTTATGGATCATTTAgcgatttgatttagaattttagaacCCCTTCaggtcaaaaaaatatatattaaaaaatgaTTGATAAAATATTACATTAGGCTTTTattactatagcccatagaaacacattgaaaaaCACATTCATAATTGTTTTTTTAAGTGTCTGTCATATATCTAGGAGCTCAGAAATATTGCGTTTTTTTAATACACATATTTAAACCCTTTTGGGGGGTAGGCAGAAAACTACcttcatacttccattcattttttgaAACTAGTACCAGTTACCTTCAAACGAGTCCCATGACACAATCGTTTTCGTGAGaatctcccctttccacagtgggGTCACATTAGTTTGTAGCCGGAACAGTTTGGACAGATGAGtcccctgacacttgtgggggtcataATAGATATATAATAGGCAAAATAGTTCAGATGTTACAGgcgttttcgtgagaagaccgattttggGGGGATGTCTCATGGTGTGACAAACACTTTTCAACACGACATCTGGGGAGGTGGATTGAGAAACATCCAATGCAAAACAAACGGATATCTCGATcttaaattgacagattttgatggggattgtgTGAATCGACACGTAGGGATAATTAAGGTCTattaagtaagcatttctcggtatgtgacgaataacatttgtttaaatttgatttgattttgtgttTACTCTCGTGTCATAATGCGTAATCCTGTCTGTGACGGCCACAGATGCTGGTCATTTGTAGGAGATGATAAGGTAGGACAGAACCTCTCCATAGGGGCGCGCTGTGACACCAAGGCCATCGTGGAGCACGAGCTCCTCCACGCTCTGGGCTTCTACCATGAGCAGTCACGCTCTGACAGAGACGACTACGTCAAGATCTGGTGGGACCAAATCATAGAAGGTGGGTGTGATGGAGTTAAGCACAGACGGTGGCAGATGCAAGTATCAGTTGTGTATCAAagtgtacacagatttgcagatgttatcacaggtagagcaaaatgcttgtgtttttagCTCCAACAGCACAGTAATACCTAGAAataggagagaaaaaaaacacattccACACAAGAATAAGTGCAAATCTTACTTGGAAAAGTGATTTACAAGCGTCTAACAATTTTGAATAACACATTCTGTAACCTGCATATCTACAGGAAAGGAGCACAACTTTAACAAGTAtgaggacgacttcatcacagaCCTGAACACGCCATATGACTATGAGTCCGTCATGCATTACAGGCCATTGTCTTTCAACAAGAACGCCACCATCCCTACCATCACCACAGCCATCCCAGCATTCAATGAGATCATCGGACAGCGTCTGGACTTCAGCGCAGTAGACCTGCTCAGGCTGAACCGCCTGTACGACTGCAGTAAGTGACCCAGATGGAATGACCTACATGATCAAACTGCAAGAGCCATCAACTTTGCTCAGTAGCATCAAATAAAGCATAAGGAAATTATGATGAACAACCACAGCCTTAGACATTGCCATTCTGATAGAgatttgatgatgatgattatgaatAACAGCTAACAGAGTTGCCGTTGTTGCAGCCAATACACACACTCTCCTGGACCAGTGTTCCTTTGAGCTGATCAACATCTGTGGTATGATCCAGGGTGAGACTGATGAGGCAGACTGGGTCCAGACACTGAGCAGCGCTGAGGAGCCAGACCACACACTGGCAGGCCGCTGCAGAGGTTCCTACAGtactacctacacacacagacaaaatcTTTCACATTCTTCATCCTgtcgtgactttactttcattcATATGATGACTGTTATTCATCTAATCAACTGACTACGTTCAAGTGTTTCCCGATTGAATGAATAATGTTACAATTAACGCATAAGAAATTTGGGCCACCATGAGAGCGGTTGTTTATTTAGTTACCATCTCCTTAATTAAACTCTAAAAGGCCTTTACTTATCACATCCATAAAACAGTCAATGTATGAATCAACCCctcatatcatatcatcattctgaacagtcaaAACCTCCTGCATCTGCAAAAACCTcagccttacttatgattcagtactacacaaatttgACTTATTTACGAGCTAACTAAATGataacacaggataaacatacacactcAATACATTAGAAACAGGTCCCTAGCAGACTGTCACAATATTGCAGCTTGTTacaaaggagatggagagggcgagagagaggggcagagacatAACACTTTGGTACATTTAGAAACTACTCTCACAGTAATCATATACTTTGCACACGAACCGCCGCCCGTTTGGAGTAAGAAATCAGGAATGCATTCACGTGTAAATGCCTTGGTTCGCCGGGAATCTCGGTTGGAACCAAGCCTACTTGGAAGGGGTTTTGTTTGGGCCTTTCCGAAGCACGCTCCAAAAGGGTCCCCACCTGTCTCTTCTACTGTTGTCCTCTGCCGTTGTCCAGTATCCATTGACTTGTCGCatagtcctgaacagaactacagagtttatTCTACTTTCCATTCGCTCCTGAACCTTTCTCTTTGAATATAGGCTAGCCAGCAGTGTCGGTGGTATACATTCGGGGATGAGATTAAGAAGAGTAGTAGTATGGTCCCGCTTAAGTTCACTTTTCTAGATACTTTACTTAGGACAGCTGATCAGCTGTACCAGTGATTGTCTAGGGGGTGACTATCGTCTCTACCTCGTGTTGAGATTTCAGAGTTCGAACCACTTGAGACGCCTTTCTGTTCTCATATGTGAATTCTTAAGCCCTCGTTTTATACAGTTCATTCAAAATGGGATTGTTCGAGAGCCTGACATGCTCTCTGACCTCCCTCAAGGGGCAGTGACTACTCACTTGTACAAAGTTATAGAAACAATTTCCTCTTATATTTCTAACATCACATCGTTCTCTTAACAAAAACACTTTCATCATTGTTCATATTTTCACAACGTATTGAATGGAGATTTCGCACATGTAGTGGGTATACTTTCCAAGTTAAagtatttcctttataacatgtttaatgacatcacaaaataaccaAAAATGTCACCATTCCCAAGTTCTCTGTTGggaatattgttccagtattcactTTTGAATGAGTTAAAGTTTCCGTGGGAAAAGTCTCTGGAGATAAAGCACATTCCTTTGTGAATTTGGAGAGGGAGACACTGGATCTCCTCTCCTTTAATTTACAACAGGGTGTGAGGTGTCAACCCCCCCACACCAATTCCCTCCTCCCCCTATAAATttggatcctcacaggacagtcatgacaatcCTTCCACTTGATGTTAGCAATCATATATGGTTGGTTAAGTATTTGTACTGTATCAATGACCTTCTCTGTAGATGCTGGCTATTTCATGAGGTTTGACACATCTAAAGCGACAGTGGGGAAAAGCGCTCTTCTAGAGTCACGCATCCTCTACCCTAAGAGGAAGGAGCAGTGTCTGCAGTTCTTCTACAAGATGGTTGGGGCCCCCGGGGACAGGCTGTTTGTGTGGGTCAGAACAGACGATGGGACAGGAAATGTCTGCAGTGTCAAGAAGGTCCATACCATCACAGGTACTGTATTCAGGATAACTCCGCTTTCAACAAAATACATAAATATGTTACACATATGGTTTGTGGAGTTTTGATAGTGTCTGTGTTCCAGGACTATTGGAAGGTGATCAGGAAGCTGATCAGATGTCTTATTTCCTCAGGTGATGGAGATGACTCCTGGAATGTAGCCCACGTGACCTTGAAGGTCAAAGAGAGGTTCCGCTACTTCTTCCAGGGCACGGTAGGGTCCAACAACAATGCAGAGGGGGCCATCTTGATCGATGACATCACATTAACAGAAACCACCTGCCCCAGCGGTGTTTGGAGAATTCAGAACTTCACTGGCCTGCTCGCCATAACTCCAGCCGGAGGGCGCATCAGGAGCAAGCCATTCTACAGCGCTGAGGGTTATGCTTACGGGATCAGCCTCTACCCCAAGGGAAGAGACGGCACATATCCTGACTATGTGGGTGTGACCTTCCATCTATGCAGCGGGGAGAACGATGGTGTGATGGAGTGGCCAGTGATCAACAGGCAGGCCACCGTCACTGCCATGGACCAGGACCCTGACGCTAAGCTGAGGATGTCTGCCACCAGAAGCTTCACCACCGGTCAGTTAATGTAATCAAATGCTTATGAGTCCCTTACATAAAATATGTCTTGCATCGCATACAAACAGGCACAGTATTGTTCAGTATTTACTGATTCGCTGTGAAATTGTATACGCTTGATGATCTTAGTCCACCATAAAATATACTATCAAAAGTACACACCAGGCAATCTTTTGATACATGTAAAATAATTGTCTTTGTAACATGTTAATACCTTAAACTGTTTTTTCCCCCCAGATACTACTAACCCATATTGGGTCAAGCCCACCAGCACCAGTGGGGCGGAGTGGGACGCGAGCTCCAACTGCTACAGAGGATCTGAGTATGGATGGACTACGTTCCTCTCTCATGACCAGTTGCACAGGAGAAGCTTTCTCAAGAACGATGATCTCATCATTGTTGCCGACTTTGACGGTGAGGGCCTGTACATCAAACTTGACAACATCAGTTTATTTGCACTACATACAAAATAGcgagacatacagtgcattcaaaaagtattcagacccactacactttttccacattttgttacgttacagccttattctaaaatggattacataaaacattttactcatccacctacacacaataccccataatgacgaagcgaaagcaggttttttagaaatttttgcaaatgtaaaaaaacaaaaacagaaataccttagttatagaagtattcagacactttactatgagacttgaaattgagctcaggtgcatcttgtttccattgatcatccttgagatgtttctacaacttgattgaagtccacctgtggtaaattcaaaggcacacacctgtctatataaggtcccacagttgaaagtgcatgtcagagcataaaccaagccatgaggttgaaggaatggtttgtagaactctgagacaggattatgtcaatgcacagatctggggatctggggatgggtaccaaaaaattactgcatcattgaaggtcaccaagaacacagtggccattcttaaatggaagacatttggaaccaccaagactcttccgagagctggccgcccagccaaactgagaaattTGCGGagcagggccttggtcagggaggtgaccaaaaccccatggtcactctgacagagctctagaggtcctctgtggtgatgagagaaacttccagaaggacaaccatctctgcagcactccaccaatcaggcttggCACATGagagcct
This region includes:
- the mep1a.2 gene encoding meprin A subunit alpha codes for the protein MGSVNAPWRITTFIAILVVFKVQAVPTRYGGDADAGELREDILDINSEADLNLFEGDIAGDPRRNAILDETRRWKFPIPYILTDSLELNAKGVIHQAFEAYRLKSCVDFKPYEGESTYISFTKLSGCWSFVGDDKVGQNLSIGARCDTKAIVEHELLHALGFYHEQSRSDRDDYVKIWWDQIIEGKEHNFNKYEDDFITDLNTPYDYESVMHYRPLSFNKNATIPTITTAIPAFNEIIGQRLDFSAVDLLRLNRLYDCTNTHTLLDQCSFELINICGMIQGETDEADWVQTLSSAEEPDHTLAGRCRDAGYFMRFDTSKATVGKSALLESRILYPKRKEQCLQFFYKMVGAPGDRLFVWVRTDDGTGNVCSVKKVHTITGDGDDSWNVAHVTLKVKERFRYFFQGTVGSNNNAEGAILIDDITLTETTCPSGVWRIQNFTGLLAITPAGGRIRSKPFYSAEGYAYGISLYPKGRDGTYPDYVGVTFHLCSGENDGVMEWPVINRQATVTAMDQDPDAKLRMSATRSFTTDTTNPYWVKPTSTSGAEWDASSNCYRGSEYGWTTFLSHDQLHRRSFLKNDDLIIVADFDDLTHLVKMEVPVQPKSPSGDLPEEETPRQEKEMADGPKHRQARAIPSDPCSPDPCLNGGVCVVEKHGKATCRCATGQATYYAGETCEKQHIDGRILGVLIGGAAGTIVLTLAIFSVIRRVH